From the genome of Streptomyces sp. V2I9:
GATGAATCGGTCACGCATGGTGTCCATGGGGTTCCCTCCCGAGGGTGCGCGGCGTACGAATCGGCGCCGGGCGGTGGAGCGATGGGGGTGTACGAGGTCGACGAGGTCAGCTCTTGGGCGCGACGCGGGCCACGACGGCCAGCGGCCTTCCCGGATGGGGTGTGGTGAACGCGGCGTACAGGGCGTCGTGGTCGCGGCCGTCCACCGTCTCCGCGGCCCACCCGGCGGCAGTGAACCGGGAGGCGATCCCGCCGGGCCAGCCGTGGGTGGCGGACGCGTTGTCGATCACCAGCGTGTGCAGCTGATCGAGCCCGGCCGGGCCCGCGTGGGCGATGGCCTCGTGATTGCTGCCCTCGTCCAGTTCGGCGTCGCCGATCAGGACCCACACGCGCGGGTCGGTGAGCCCCCGGGCGCGCAGCCCCAGCGCGGTCCCCACGGCGATCGGCAGCCCGTGGCCCAGGGAGCCGCTGCCGACCTCCGCCCCCGGCACGAGCACCCGGTCCGGGTGGTGGCCCAGCGGTGAGTCGTACGTCCCGAAGCCGGGGAGCAGCCCCTCGTCGAAGAAGCCGTGCGCGGCGAGAACGGCGTAGTAGGCCATCGGTCCGTGCCCCTTGGACAGCAGGAAGCGGTCCCGCCCGGGATCGTCGACCGTGTCCGGTGTGACGCGGAGCACCCGGTTGTAGAGGACCCAGAGGGCGTCGAGCGTGGAGTGGGCGGCTGGGGCGTGCTTCTCGTCCCCGGCCATCAGGGCGATCAACCGGGGCAGGTCCCGGAAACCGGGGCCGGGCGCAGGGCTGGGTGCGGAGGTGGCGTGGCGGTCGTGGGTCGTCGGTTCGGCGGCGGTGTTCGTCATGACACCGAGCGTTCAACGTCAACCATGGTTGAGGTCAAGCGCGGAATGGTGTTGGTGACCACCCGCTGGAGTGCGGTATTGTTCTCATGCGCGTTCGGCCGGGGTAAACCCCAGGTCAGGCGGGCATCGGGACGTGGCGCAGCTTGGTAGCGCACTTGACTGGGGGTCAAGGGGTCGCAGGTTCAAATCCTGTCGTCCCGACTGGAGACAGTCGTAGATCTGGGCCGGTTTCGGAGCAATCCGAAACCGGCCCTTGATCGTTTTTGGGGACCAGTTGGGGACCAGCGGCCTTGACCAGGGCGGCGGGCCGGGTGAGGGGCCGGCCGGGCCTGCGGCCATCTCGGCAGCTTTCCGTCCGGTCGAACAGCGAACCACGTGCCGTTCACGCCCTGGCCGTTGGTGTCGCCCGGCTTCTCGTCGCCGGTGAACCAGGGGAGCGGCCGGCAGTCGATGGT
Proteins encoded in this window:
- a CDS encoding transketolase, which produces MTNTAAEPTTHDRHATSAPSPAPGPGFRDLPRLIALMAGDEKHAPAAHSTLDALWVLYNRVLRVTPDTVDDPGRDRFLLSKGHGPMAYYAVLAAHGFFDEGLLPGFGTYDSPLGHHPDRVLVPGAEVGSGSLGHGLPIAVGTALGLRARGLTDPRVWVLIGDAELDEGSNHEAIAHAGPAGLDQLHTLVIDNASATHGWPGGIASRFTAAGWAAETVDGRDHDALYAAFTTPHPGRPLAVVARVAPKS